A single window of Flavobacteriales bacterium DNA harbors:
- a CDS encoding rhodanese-like domain-containing protein: protein MKSFLQRSMHAGMIASALLLFNQCSNAQDAQSAPGSVQHVDAAAFDQAMKAEPGQLVDVRTPDEYSEGHLEGAVNIDFYDEHFKENCSRLDKEKTVYVYCHSGGRSGKATDMLHEEGFKSVVDLSGGITGWKEAGMPVTR, encoded by the coding sequence ATGAAAAGCTTTCTCCAACGATCCATGCATGCGGGCATGATCGCATCCGCCCTTCTTCTTTTTAACCAGTGCAGCAATGCGCAGGACGCCCAATCTGCCCCTGGCAGCGTACAGCATGTGGATGCGGCCGCTTTTGATCAGGCAATGAAAGCCGAACCGGGACAGCTGGTAGATGTACGCACGCCTGACGAATATTCCGAAGGACACCTGGAAGGCGCCGTGAACATCGATTTCTATGATGAGCATTTCAAGGAGAACTGCAGCAGGCTCGACAAGGAGAAAACGGTGTACGTGTATTGTCATTCCGGAGGCAGGAGCGGAAAAGCCACTGACATGCTGCACGAGGAAGGCTTCAAATCAGTCGTTGATCTGTCAGGAGGCATCACAGGCTGGAAGGAAGCCGGAATGCCGGTTACCCGCTGA